In Musa acuminata AAA Group cultivar baxijiao chromosome BXJ3-9, Cavendish_Baxijiao_AAA, whole genome shotgun sequence, a single genomic region encodes these proteins:
- the LOC103998376 gene encoding brassinosteroid LRR receptor kinase BRL1: MEMGSFAYCFLFFLMCSNAFPAFLATPEEVFALMHFKRSSIDSDPKGFLQNWTVGGSNSRSNPCLWTGVVCSAADGRVRSLNLGNMGLTGRLNLEHLMALPRLRDLDLHGNFFYGNLSYSNTASSLLCGFETVDLSSNSFNETIPSEFLTSCPRLVSLNLSRNSIPGGIFPFGASVRRIDLSRNRISDHGLLNYSLSSCSGLSYLNFSDNKLAGKLGDVPSCTNLTILDLSYNHLSGDLSGVDFGVCGSITVLDLSYNGLNGTALPLSLANCRQLEELNLSGNNFTSKIPSFWKNFSNLQRLSLAHSRFSGEISPELGDTCGTLVELNLAGNSLTGGLPSTFVSCSSLQTLDLRENHLSGDFIDQVVSALPALRYLHLPFNNISGPVPLPSLNGCPLLEVIDLGSNELTGEIPTGICSYLPNLRRILLPNNFLSGTVPSDLGNCTNLRTLDFSFNELSESIPPEIWSLPKLVDLVIWANNLSGEIPESLCSSSTSLETLILSYNMITGGIPSSLTKCVNLIWVSLSGNRLTGRIPSDIGNLQSLAILQLGNNILSGEIPPELGSCRNLIWLDLASNELSGPIPASLASQTGLIVPGIVSGKQFAFLRNEAGNICPGAGVLFEFEDIRPERLANFSLVHSCPATRIYTGTTVYTFPSNGSLIYLDLSYNSLSGMIPNNFGSMDYLQVLNMGHNELTGTIPETFGGLRMIGVLDLSHNHLTGYIPGGLGTLTFLSDLDVSNNNLTGPIPTTGQLTTFPASRYENNSGLCGLPLRPCTVKAGNHDFRYDSVGRRKFFGGSILIGVLLSVLIVLSLILALYKMKKHQKNDDSRVGYVESLPTSGTASWKLSGVLEPLSINVAIFEKPLRKLTFAHLLEATNGFSADSLIGSGGFGEVYKARLNDGCTVAIKKLIHVTGQGDREFTAEMETIGKIKHRNLVPLLGCCKIGEERLLVYEYMKFGSLDMVLHDKSKGGATKLDWSARKKIAIGSARGLAFLHHSCIPHIIHRDMKSSNVLLDENLEARVSDFGMARLMNALDTHLSVSTLAGTPGYVPPEYYQSFRCTTKGDVYSYGVVLLELLSGKKPIDPSEFGDNNLVGWAKQLVKENRCSEIFDPDLMGMKSGEAELYQYLKIACECLDDRPLHRPTMIQVMAMFKDLQVDTDSDFLDGFSIGLTIIENSGAKAP; encoded by the coding sequence ATGGAAATGGGCAGCTTTGCctactgcttcctcttcttcttgatgTGCTCAAATGCTTTCCCTGCTTTCTTGGCGACACCAGAGGAGGTCTTCGCTTTGATGCATTTCAAGCGCTCGTCGATCGACTCCGATCCCAAGGGCTTCTTGCAGAACTGGACTGTCGGTGGTTCTAATTCGAGAAGCAACCCGTGTTTGTGGACGGGGGTTGTCTGCTCAGCGGCGGACGGCCGAGTTCGCAGCCTAAATCTCGGCAACATGGGCCTCACTGGCCGCCTTAACCTCGAGCATCTCATGGCGCTTCCGAGACTCCGCGACCTCGACCTCCACGGGAACTTCTTTTACGGTAACCTCTCTTACAGCAACACCGCATCCTCTCTTCTCTGCGGCTTCGAGACGGTGGACTTATCGTCAAACAGCTTCAACGAGACTATCCCTTCCGAATTCTTGACCTCTTGTCCGCGTTTGGTTTCTCTCAATCTGTCGAGGAACTCGATCCCCGGAGGCATCTTCCCCTTCGGGGCTTCGGTCCGTCGAATCGACTTGTCTCGCAATCGGATATCGGATCACGGGCTGCTCAACTATTCTCTCTCGAGCTGCAGCGGCCTCAGCTATCTCAACTTCTCTGACAACAAGCTCGCCGGTAAGCTGGGCGACGTGCCGTCCTGCACCAACCTCACCATCCTCGACCTCTCTTACAACCACCTTTCTGGGGACCTCTCAGGCGTCGACTTTGGGGTCTGCGGCAGTATTACAGTGCTCGACTTGTCTTACAATGGACTCAATGGCACTGCGCTGCCCCTGAGCTTGGCCAACTGCCGGCAGCTCGAGGAGCTCAACCTCTCGGGCAACAATTTCACCAGCAAGATCCCATCTTTTTGGAAGAACTTCTCAAATTTGCAGCGTTTGTCTTTGGCACACAGTAGGTTTTCCGGCGAAATTTCACCCGAGTTGGGTGACACATGTGGGACTCTGGTGGAGCTCAACCTCGCTGGGAATAGCCTCACCGGTGGCCTGCCATCGACGTTCGTCTCATGCTCTTCGCTCCAGACTTTGGACCTCCGGGAAAACCATCTCTCGGGCGATTTCATCGATCAAGTCGTCAGTGCTCTGCCTGCTCTGAGATATCTCCACCTTCCGTTCAACAATATCAGCGGCCCTGTTCCACTCCCTTCACTGAACGGTTGTCCACTGCTTGAAGTTATTGATCTCGGTTCCAACGAGCTCACTGGTGAAATCCCCACAGGGATATGCTCTTATCTTCCCAACCTTCGGAGGATCCTGCTGCCCAACAATTTCCTCTCAGGAACAGTGCCGTCAGATCTTGGGAACTGTACTAATCTTCGGACCCTCGATTTTAGCTTCAACGAGTTGAGCGAGTCGATTCCCCCTGAGATCTGGTCACTGCCCAAACTTGTGGATTTGGTGATCTGGGCTAACAATCTCTCTGGCGAGATACCAGAAAGCCTATGTTCAAGCAGCACCAGCTTGGAGACACTAATTCTCAGCTACAACATGATCACCGGCGGCATACCATCATCACTTACCAAGTGTGTGAATCTTATATGGGTTTCGCTCTCTGGAAACCGCCTCACTGGCAGGATCCCGAGCGATATAGGGAACCTCCAGAGCCTTGCGATTCTCCAACTGGGCAACAACATTCTTTCAGGGGAAATACCACCGGAGCTTGGTAGCTGTCGGAATCTCATATGGCTTGACCTTGCTAGCAATGAACTTAGTGGCCCCATTCCCGCATCACTGGCATCACAAACTGGGCTTATAGTCCCTGGCATCGTCTCAGGGAAGCAGTTTGCATTCTTGAGAAATGAGGCTGGGAACATATGTCCGGGTGCTGGGGTGCTCTTTGAATTCGAGGACATTCGACCTGAGAGACTGGCGAACTTCAGTTTGGTGCATTCTTGCCCTGCCACTAGAATATACACCGGAACAACAGTTTATACTTTTCCAAGCAATGGAAGTCTGATCTACCTAGACCTGTCCTACAATTCGCTCTCAGGGATGATCCCAAATAACTTTGGGTCGATGGACTATCTTCAAGTTCTCAACATGGGGCACAATGAGCTTACGGGGACCATACCTGAGACTTTTGGTGGTTTAAGGATGATCGGCGTGCTTGATCTCTCCCACAACCATCTCACTGGGTACATTCCTGGAGGGCTGGGAACCCTCACATTCCTAAGTGACTTGGATGTCTCAAACAACAATTTAACCGGTCCGATTCCGACCACAGGTCAGCTTACAACATTTCCAGCATCACGCTATGAGAATAATTCAGGCCTTTGTGGTCTTCCCTTGCGCCCCTGCACAGTCAAAGCTGGTAACCATGACTTTCGTTATGATTCTGTCGGGAGGAGGAAATTCTTTGGTGGGAGCATTCTCATTGGCGTTCTTCTATCTGTGCTCATTGTGCTCTCGCTTATTCTAGCTCTCTACAAGATGAAGAAGCACCAGAAAAATGATGACTCGAGGGTTGGTTATGTCGAGAGTCTCCCCACCTCAGGTACTGCTAGTTGGAAACTGTCTGGTGTTCTCGAACCTCTCAGCATCAATGTCGCCATATTCGAGAAGCCATTAAGGAAACTAACATTTGCTCACCTCCTCGAGGCCACCAATGGCTTCAGTGCTGATAGCTTAATTGGTTCTGGTGGGTTCGGGGAGGTCTACAAGGCTCGGCTCAATGATGGGTGCACGGTGGCAATCAAGAAGCTGATACATGTCACTGGCCAGGGTGATCGGGAGTTCACTGCTGAGATGGAGACCATCGGCAAAATCAAGCACCGCAACCTGGTACCTCTGCTGGGCTGCTGTAAGATTGGTGAAGAGAGACTTTTAGTCTATGAGTACATGAAATTTGGAAGCTTAGATATGGTTCTTCATGATAAGAGCAAAGGTGGAGCCACCAAGCTGGATTGGTCAGCGAGGAAGAAAATTGCAATTGGGTCAGCAAGGGGGCTCGCATTCCTTCACCATAGCTGCATCCCTCACATCATACACAGGGACATGAAGTCCAGCAATGTGCTATTAGATGAGAACTTGGAGGCCCGGGTATCAGATTTTGGGATGGCAAGACTAATGAATGCTCTTGACACTCATCTCAGTGTGAGCACGCTTGCTGGCACACCAGGCTATGTGCCACCCGAATACTACCAGAGCTTTAGGTGCACGACGAAGGGGGATGTGTACAGCTACGGAGTGGTGCTTTTGGAGCTCCTGTCGGGGAAGAAACCGATTGATCCATCGGAGTTTGGTGACAATAACCTCGTTGGCTGGGCTAAGCAGTTGGTGAAGGAGAACAGATGCAGCGAGATTTTTGACCCTGATTTGATGGGGATGAAGTCAGGGGAGGCTGAGTTGTACCAGTATTTGAAGATTGCCTGCGAGTGTTTGGATGATCGACCGCTTCATAGGCCAACAATGATTCAGGTCATGGCCATGTTCAAAGATCTTCAGGTTGACACCGACAGTGATTTTCTTGATGGGTTTTCCATTGGACTAACCATCATCGAGAATTCAGGAGCAAAAGCACCTTAA